From Kaistella polysaccharea:
GAACAGATATTCTTGTGGATGGAGGTGTAATGGTAAATATAAAGTCTAAAAAATCCTAATAAAATCAGAACAAAATAAAAAAAGAGATTCCTTTCGAAATCTCTTTTTTTATTTTAATCGAACAAGTCTCTTACTTTTTCGAAAAATGTCTTTTCTTTCCCCGAGGGTTCTGCCAACATATCCCCGTTTGAAATTTGTTTCTCAAAAAATTCTTTTTGTTCTTTTGATAAATTTTGCGGTGTCCAAACATTAATATGAACAAACATATCGCCGGTTCCGTAACTATCGATACTCGGTAAACCTTTTTTAGAAAGTCTCAAAATTTTTCCAGATTGCGTTCCGGCATCTACTTTTATTTTGACTTTTCCACCAACGGTTGGGATTTCTTTATGAGTTCCCAATGCAGCTTCCGCAAAGGAAATATATAATTCCTGGTGAAGATTATCGCCTTCTCTTTTTATTGAAGAATCTATTTCTTCTTCCACGACAACTAGTAAATCTCCAGGGGTGCCACCGAACGGTGCATCATTTCCTTTTCCGCGAACATTTAACTGAATTCCTTCTCTTGCACCTGCCGGAATATTGATGGTCACTTCTTCATCTTCTTTAATCAAACCTTGCGAATTTGCACCGGCGGGTATTTTATCAGCAACTTTACCGATTCCCTGACACGTTGCACAATGCGCCTGAGTTTGCATTTGACCAAACATGGTATTCATGACTTTGACCTGCACTCCAGACCCATTACAAGTGGTACAAGTTTTTGAAGTTGCGCCGGGTGCAAGCTTCATTTTTTTTACTTTAATGGTTTTTTGCGTTCCATTAACCATTTCTTCCAAATTCAACTTTATCCGGACACGCAAATTACTTCCGCGCAACTGTTGTCTTTGTTGGCCGCCACCGCCGCTGAAATGTCCACCGAAAATATCTCCAAACTGAGAGAAAATATCGTCCATATTCATTCCGCCGCCACCAAAGCCGCCACCGCCAAATCCGCCGTTACCGTTCATTCCGGCGTGACCATATTGATCGTACCGCGCTTTTTTATTTCCGTCGCTCAGAACTTCATAAGCTTCTGCCGCTTCTTTAAATTTCTCTTCAGCGGTCTTATCTCCAGGGTTTTTATCTGGATGGAATTTAATAGCCATCTTTCGGTAGGCTTTTTTAATTTCTTCAGCCGAAGCACTTTTAGATATTTCTAAAACTTCGTAGTAATCTCTTTTTGACATAATTTATTAGGTGAATTTCTTCCAGTTATTTCAATAACCGATTCAAATTTTTCGTTTCATTTAGGTGAAGGATTTCACCAGGGAATTTAGTTTCCGGTTACCACTTTTGCAAATCTGATGACACGATCAGCAAGTTGATAACCTGTTTCGATTACATCTACGATTTTTCCTTTTAATTCTTCAGTGGGAGCAGGGATTTGTGTAATAGCTTCATGAAAATCAACATTAAAACTATCTCCTGGCTGAACCTCAATTGGCTTTAACCCTTTATCTGAAAGCTTATTTTTCAACTTGTTGTAGATTAATTCAACACCTTTCAAATCCTCCTCGTTGCCATTTTTTTGAATTTCTTTTAATGCTCTCTCAAAATCATCCAACACATCGAGCATCGATATCATCATATCTTGATTTGCATATTGAAAAAACTCCATTTTTTCTTTGGTAGTTCTTTTTTTATAATTTTCAAATTCAGCAAACAGTCTGATATAACGGTCTTTTTCTTCTGCCAAAAGGTCTTGATTCGAAACTGAAGTTTCTGCATTTTCTGGCATCTCCGTCTGGTTATTATCAAGTTGTTCGTCTGTAAAATCTAAATTTTCGTCCTGAATATCTTTGTTGTCTGACATAATATTAATTTTTAATACGGAACGTTTCACAAAGATTTTGCCAAATAGGACTTTGAGACAATTCGGCAGAAATAAAGAATAATATTTCGTTAATGATTAAAAAATGTCTGAATTAATAAGATGATAATAAGAAGAATGATAAGTAGTCTAACTGTCCGAATTAAATCTTGAGCCATTATTCATTCAAGAATTTACTATTTTAAGTGTGAACTGGTAAATAAACAATTTGAACCACGCCAAAAGAAAACTTCAGATAACAGGTCGGAATATTTGCTCTGGGATAGGCCTATTTTACCTTAGTAAAAATGGTGCGTTGACCTATCGAAAATCAGTAAAAATTAATGATCTGAATTTTGATACAAAAAAAATCCCGAATATTTCGGGATTCTTATTATAATATATGGGCGGTGATTATTTGGTAAATCGAACTGCCATTTTTCTATCAACTGCTCTTTCAGCATCTGAAGCGTCTGCAGCCACAGTTGCAAACTCGCTACCATACCCTTCAGCACCAGCAACTTGAGCACCAACGCCCATTCTTGCTAATTCTGATTTAATGAAATCAGCTCTTTTTTGCGACAAGGCTTTGTTTACTGTTGCGTCACCAGTTTTATCGGTGTATCCACCAATTTTAATTTTAGCATCTGGATACGCTTTCAAAATCTCAGATAAATTTTGAATCTGACCTTCAGAACCAGGTTCTAATTCTGTTGAAGAGCCCATTTTAAAGTTTACATTATCGAAACTGTACCAGTTGTCTTTAAGTGCCGCGTCGTCAGCAGCATTTTTATATCCATCAGATTTCAAGAATCCGATCATCGAAGCTTCTAAACCATTTTCATAACCTTTAAGTTTAGTACCATTTAGATCAATATCAGTCATTGTCCGGTCTGTTCCAACCATAGCAGTGTCATTCATTGTAGTTGCGGTGTCAGATTCAACGTAGGTCGAGTCTGTAGTTGCTACTGTTTGTTCTGCTGGTTTATTACACTGTTTCCACAAGAACCATCCTGCTAAAAGCAAAAGTAAAAGTGGCAATAACCATTTCCAGATTGACCCGCCGTCTTCCGGTGTTGTTGGGTCCGTAGTTACGTGAGTTTCCCCACCTCTGTTTACTTCTACTTTAGGCTGATCGTAAGTTGTTGTGGTTACTTTTTCAGCACCAGTTGTATCATACGCATCACCTATTCCCAAAGACGCTAGTGATAGACCAGCTGGTAAAAGAGAGGATACAATTCCTTTTTGGTCATGAAGTAAACTTGTGATTCCGGAAGCTCCTAAATTGTTGTCGCTTGCATATTTTCCGATCGAACCTAGTGCCGCACCGGTAACCATATTTAAAAGTGAGCTTGATGTCGAGTTGCTGACACCAGAATAGGTAGAAATTGCATTTACAATACCACCGATTTTATCACCAAAAATTGTTGTCAATACATTGGTAATTGTAGAATTTCCGGTTGAAGTCCCAAGAAGATTTCCAAGTAAACCACTTGAAGATGATCCTGTGATTGCTTCAAGTACGCCTGGTTTTTCAGCATTGTTTGCCATTCCTCCAACTACTGCCGGAAGTAATCCGCTAATTGCTTTTGAAATTCCAGATTCACTTTCTCCAAATTGAGATGAAGCTTGAGAAACAAGCGACGGACCCAATTGTCCTTTGATAAGGTCAATAATGTTTAGTGCCATAATAGTTTATTTTTATGTTAATTGCTTTTTACATGCAAATTCTAATCCACTAGTTCCTTTTTTATTGTTAATTATATAAAAATTAACATATTATTCTCCTTTACCCATTAATTCTAATAAGCTTTAGCAAAAATAACACGTTGTTTTGAAGTTTTTCCAGAAATCATTGAAATGCCTTTTTCCAAAACGTTATCTAAAGGAATACAACGGATGGTGGCTTTTGTTTCATTTTTGATCTGTTCCTCTTCTTCGGCAGTTCCGTCCCAATGCGCAGTTATAAAACCACCTTTATCCTCCAAAACTTTTTTGAATTCATCATAGGAATTAACTTCAGTGATGTGGGCTTCTCTAAAATCGAAGGCTTTTTTGTAGATTTCAGCCTGAATGATTTTTAATAATTCTTCAATATGATTTTCGATGTTTTCGATCGGCTGAACTTCTTTGGTTAAATTATCACGACGTGCAATTTCAACTGTTTTGTTTTCCAAATCTCTGGCACCCATCGCAATTCGAATTGGTACCCCTTTCAATTCATATTCCGCAAATTTCCAACCTGGTTTATTATCGGTTCGGTTGTCGTATTTTACTGAAATTCCTTTAGCTTTTAATTTATCCTGAATTTCAAAAGCGACTTCATTAATTTGATTTAATTGATCTTCTCCTTTAAAAATAGGAACGATAACGACCTGAATAGGCGCTAAACTTGGCGGAAGTACCAACCCCAAATCATCAGAATGTGTCATGATCAAAGCACCCATGAGTCGGGTAGAGGTTCCCCAAGAAGTTCCCCAGGCATGTTCGATTTTTCCTTCTTTGGTTGTGAACTTTACATCAAAAGCCTTCCCGAAATTCTGTCCTAAAAAGTGAGAAGTTCCGGCTTGCAAAGCTTTCCCATCTTGCATTAAAGCCTCAATACAATAGGTTTCATCAGCACCTGCAAATCTTTCGGAAGCTGTTTTTATGCCTTTAATTACAGGGATGCACATAAATTCTTCAACGAATTCCGCATAAACTTCTAGCATTTTTTCAGTTTCTACGATGGCTTCATTTTTTGTTGCGTGAGCAGTATGACCTTCTTGCCATAAGAATTCGGCGGTCCTTAAAAAGAAACGTGTTCTCATTTCCCAACGTACAACATTAGCCCACTGATTAATAAGAATGGGTAAATCGCGGTAGGACTGAATCCATTTTTTGTAAGTACTCCAAATAATCGCTTCTGAAGTTGGACGAACAATGAGTTCTTCTTCTAACTTCGCTTCTGGATCTACGATTAATTTTTTAGGATTGTTGGGATCTGTTTTTAAACGATAATGGGTAACAACTGCACATTCTTTCGCAAATCCTTCTGCATTTTGTTCTTCTGCTTCGAAATAACTTTTTGGAATAAATAGCGGAAAGTATGCATTTTGATGACCTGTTTCCTTGAACTTTTTGTCCAATTCATCCCGCATTTTCTCCCAAATTGCATAGCCATAAGGTTTTATAACCATACAACCTCGAACCCCAGAATTTTCTGCCAGATCTGCTTTTACGACCAATTCATTATACCACTTGCTATAGTCTTCAGCTCTAGAAGTAAGTTTTGCCATTATATTTTTATCTTTTTATTTAACTTATGCGTGCTTTTTATATCTAATATTTGAAGCGTATATTTACTCCAAATCGTGTCCTATAAATTGGTACACTTTTGGTGCAAAATGCAAATATAAATTAATTAAAACTTTTTCACATTATCATGAAAAACATTACCTATAAAAATTTAAGATTTCTACTTCCGAAAAGTGCCCTGTTGGCAGTAGTTGGAAGTTTATTTCTCGCCTCTTGCGTTTCACCTCTGGGAGGCTATACAGAAACAGATGGCGTATATTACGATCCATCTACTGATACATTACCGGAAGGTGTTATGAACAATAACGGAAATCGCATCGGAGATTATTATGATTATCAAGCAAATGATGATCAAAATAAGTATCTTAATAATGAAAATCGAAATCAAAACTGGCAGGATTCGCAAGAATCAGATTGGGGCATTTTCACAGGTACTGACACCTATTATTCTAATAACAGTTGGGGTTACCCTTATGGAATGTACTCTGGATTCGGTTTTGGTATGAGCTACGGCTTTGGTTATGGAGGATACTATAATCCTTGGGGATTTGGTTATAATCCATTCGGAAACTACTACAATCCTTATTATGGATATTACTCTCCTTATTATGGTTATTATAATCCATATTCTTACTATGGCGGCTATAATCCGTATTATTCAAATTACGGATACGGATATGGTTACAACAGCTACAACGCGCCAAGATTTGAATATAAAAGAAGTGGTTCTAATAATGGGTTTCAGCAAAATAATTCTGATGTAAGAAGAAACAGCAATCAGAATAATGGTTTCAGAAATGATAATCAGCGTTATCAGCAAAATAATCAACAACAAAATAATCAACAGCGTAATTCGCAACAACCTAGATACCGAACTTCTCCAAGAATTGATAATACACCTAATACTCCAAGAAGGCAATCCGTTCCACAAACTTATGAACCATCTTCCCGAAGTAATTCTAATGATTCGTACAGATCTTCAGGACGTCAAGGAGGTTTCGATTCTGGTGTAAGTAGATCAAATTCATCCAGCAATTCAAGTTCTTCTAGCAGCTCAAGCTCTACTAGATCATCTGGTGGCTTTAGAAGATAATAAGTAAAACAAGTATATAATTTAAATATGATTAAAAAGTCTTTAATAGTATTTGGTATTTCGGCAGCTTACTTTGTAAATGCCCAAGATATATCAACCTTACGCAATACAGTAGATGTATATTCTAATTCAGCGTTAAACGGCTCAGCGAAATATAATTCAATGGCTGGCTCGATGGGAGCTTTAGGCGGCGACGTGTCTGTTTTAAATTCCAATCCTGCTGGTATTGGAGTAAGTATAGCAAGTGAATTTTCAGGAACTTTAGCAATAGAAAGTAATAAGAACAACACAGCTTTAGCCGGAAAGTCTATCGATTATAAAATGAATAATACCGATCTAGGAAATGTAGGTGGAATTGCGTCATTTCGTATAGAATCTGCATCTCCTTGGAAATTTGTTAATGTGGGTGTGAATTATTCCAACCAGTCTTTAGAAGATTATTCAGAAACCCCCGGAGGAAATAACGTGAATTTTGATATCTACGATGGAGATGATCAATTTATAGATAATGTAAAATATGGTGGTCATGCGTACAACCGCTATGGAAACTTATCTAAAATGAGCATTGCGGTCGGCGGTAATTACGATAATAGAATTTACGTAGGTGCAGGTTTGAATTTTCATTCAGCAGCATTAGATCAATATGATTCCGCAGCATTTACTTCTAATCAAAACACATCAGCTGAAGTTTATAATAAACAGTATACGCCATTTTCAGAAACATCAAGCGGTTTTTCTGCTTCGGTGGGTGTTATCGGAAAAATTAATCCGCAGTTCAGATTAGGGGCGGCATTAGAATCACCAACATGGTGGAATATTGCAAGAGTTTATAATGAATATGAAAATCCGACAGACGGAACGTACACCGAAGATCGTAATCTGTCCACACCATTCAAAGCAACATTGAGTGCGGCATTTGTTCCGAGCAAAAATTTAGCTTTAAATGTTGATTATTCATTAGGTTTAACGAAAGCAAAATATAAAGTGTACGGCGATGCCGAAACAGAATTGAATAATTTCTTCAATGATAATGCTAAAAATCTTTCTGAAATTAAAGCGGGTGCAGAATATCGCTATGCCGGATTAAGAGTGCGCGCAGGATATGGTTTTGCGTCCAGTCCCTTTGAATCTATGAGCTTTTCTGCCTTTAATGACAATGGTGCAGCTTCAAATTCTTCTTTTGATAATCTTGTTGTAGGAAAGAGAACCACGATCGGTGCAGGACTTGGTTATGATTTTAAATCATTTTACATTGATGCAGCATATCAAAATGTAAATTCTGATTATAAAAGTCCGTTTTTAGCCGGATCATCAGCTGCAAATACAGGTTATTTTTCAAATAATTATATTATAGAATCTGACGCAGCAATTGTTTCAAATGTAAAAAATACCAGAGATAATTTCTTTATTACGTTGGGTTGGAAATTTTAAACCCCAGTAATTAAATTTTAGAAGACTCCATAATTGGAGTCTTTTTTTATTTAGTGATTGTGAAAAAGATGACCGGTCATCGCCAATAAAACTCCCAAGGTCACCAAACCAATTTTCCGCCAATCTACATTGTGATTTTTACTGCTTTCGAAAATAATTACCGACGATATATGAAGAAATATCCCACCAACTAAAGCTAAAAAGTAGACTTCAAATTTTGGATTAAAATATCTTCCCAGCAGTAAACCTAAAGGTGAAGCCAAAGCGAATATTGAAATTATTAAAAATGCCGAGGCCGAAAACTTTTTATTCTTAACTAAAAAAGCACCCAATATAAATGAGATTGGAATGTTGTGAACCAAGATACCCGTGAGATAAGGACTGAGGATTACTTTTTCATTTGCCAAAGGAATTCCTTCTAAAAAAGCATGAATAAACATTCCAATCATCAGAGCCAGTGGTAATATGTTTTTACCTTCGGAATGATGGTGGAAGTGACCATGTTCAAATCCTTTGGTTAAGTTTTCCAGAAGCATTTGCAGTAAAACTCCAGCAATAACCCAAAGGCCAATATTGCTGTGTTCGTCGGCATAAACTTGAGGGAAAACCTCATTTAAACAAATGGTAATTAGAAATCCGGCACTTACAATCAACAGGTTTTTAGCAAACTTTTCCTGATCTCCAAAGATTTTTCCGAGAAATACACCAATTAAAACGCTCAGAATTAATAATACGATAATCATCTGCTTTATATTTTAAATTGATTTTTTCTTTTGAAAAACGTTAATACATCTTGGAGATAATTCCACCTCAAAATTATTTAATTTATAATCGCCGAAAATTTCAGTGCGTTCAAAACCAAACTGGTTTGCATAATTATTAATTTCTTCTAAAGTATGAAGCTTCACTTTTTCAAAAAAATGAAATTCTTTTCCTTCGTGAGTAAAAGTAATATCTTTAATGACATGCTGATCTTCAATTTTCTTCTTTACATGAAAATAGATTCCACCTTTACAGATTCTTTCTTCGGGAACTAAAGTATTCTCAACCCATTTCGAATTAAGAAAATCCAAAACAAAATATCCTTCTTCAATCAAGACATTGCTGATCGATTTAAAAACTTTTTGATCATCCAGAGGATCTTCAAAATATCCAAAACTCGTAAAAAGATTGAAAACTGCATCTGCTTTTACGGCGGATATTTGTGGAATTATTTCGTTTCGCATATCATGAACATTGAACTTTAATGTTAAATTTTCAAATTCTTGATTGTGTTCAATGCTTTTTTTAGACAAATCTAAACCCAAAACTTGAAATCCCATTTTATTCAGTAATACCGAATGCCTGCCTTTTCCGCAAGCAAGATCAATAATTTTAGAAGGTGGGTTTATTTTTAAGTAATTGACTAACAGTGTTATAAAGTTTTCAGCTTCTGTAAAATCTCTGTCGTTATATAGAATATGATAATAAGGAGTATCAAACCAAGTTTCGAACCATGCCATTCTGCAAAAATAACTAAATTTGCGGAAATAAATCAGCGACAGAATAAGCACTTTCCCAAATTAGCAGCTAAAATTAAACTATGGACACAGAAAACTTAAAAATACAAATCAAAACTTTTTTCGGACTCGAAGAAATTTTAGCAGAAGAAATCAAAAAGCTCGGCGGAACAAACGTTGAAGTGAAAAACCGCGCGGTTAATTGCGAAGGCGACCTAGGTTTTCTCTACAAAGTAAATTATTCAGCCAGAACCGCACTAAAAGTTTTGGTACCAGTTCTAACTTTTAAGGCCTGGGATGAAAATAGATTTTACGATAAACTTTTTGATTTTCCCTGGGAAGAATATATGACTGTTGATCAAACTTTTGCGATTGACACGACTATTTATTCTGAGCGATTTTCACATTCTCAGTTCATGGCGCAGAAAATGAAAGATGCGATCGTTGATTATTTTAAATTCAAGTACAATAAACGGCCGAGTGTTGATACGCAAGATCCAAATATTAAAATCCATCTTCATATCGATCGAGAACTGGTTACGGTTTCTTTAGATTCTTCTGGCGATGCCTTATTCAAAAGAGGATACCGAAAAGAACAAGGTGAAGCGCCTTTAAATGAGGTGCTTGCGTCAGGAATGTTGCAGTTGGCAGGTTGGGATGGAAAAGGAAATTTTCTTGATCCGATGTGTGGTTCTGGAACATTGTTGATAGAAGCAGCGATGATTGCAATGGATTTACCTGCACAGACGTTCCGACGAAGATTCGGCTTTCAAAACTGGTTAAATTATGATGCAGAATTATTTACAACCATTAAAGAAGTTCGCCTTAATCGGGTGAGAGAATTTACCGGAAAAATTGTGGGGTACGATATCGATTCAGACATGCTGCATGCCGCACGAGTAAATATCGAATCCGCAGAAATGGACGATGTGATTGAAGTAAAACACCAAGACTTCTTTGAATCTAAAAAAGATTTATTTCCTTTGATGATGGTTTTCAATCCGCCGTATGACGAAAGAATTGTAATTAATGATGACGAATTTTACAGTAAAATTGGTGATACTTTCAAGAAAAATTATCCTAATACCTTGGCTTGGTTAATTTCTTCAGATCTAGATTCTTTGAAGAGAGTAGGATTGCGTCCTTCAAGAAAAATTAAACTATACAACGGAAAATTAGAATGTCGTTTTATGCAGTACGAGATGTATGAAGGAACGAAGAAAATTCACAAATTAGAAGGTAGGGAAGGAGACAGCGAGCCAGATCAAACACCACAAAATTAGATTTTAAAATTTTTGACCTGAATGGTTAAATATGACAGCATCAATCTCTATTATCATCGCCATTTACAACCGAAAAGACGAACTTTTTGAGTTGCTCAATTCCTTATCGCATCAAACCGATAAACAGTTTGAGGTGATTATTGTTGATGACGGTTCAATTCTTAATTTGCGTCCCACTGCCGAATTACTCCACGAAAGTTTAACCATAGAATATTTCCGAAAAGAAAATTCCGGTCCTGGTCTTTCCCGAAATTACGGCGCCCGGAGAGCCAAAAATGATTGGCTTGTTTTCGTCGATTCCGACGTGATTGTCGAAACGGATTACATCGAAAATATAAAGAAGAATCTTGCCGAAATTACATGCGACGCTTTTGGTGGTGCTGATAAGGCTCACAAAGGCTTTAATCTCATGCAAAAAGCGATTTCCTATTCCATGACTTCCGTTTTTACAACGGGAGGAATTCGGGGGAATAAAAACGCAGTCACTAAGTTTCAACCGCGAAGTTTTAATATGGGCGTTCGAAAAGCCGCCTTTGAAGAAGTGGGTGGTTTTTCCGAAATGCGCATTGGCGAAGATCCCGATCTTTCTATGAAACTTTGGGAAAACGGCTTTACAACAGCTTTTTTCGATAATATCGGAGTATTTCATAAACGCAGAGTAGATTTTGGCAAATTCTCCAAACAAGTGTATCAGTTCGGTTGTGCGCGCCCGATCCTGAATCAGCGTCACCCAAAATATGTAAAGATATCTTTTGCCTTTCCGTCTTTATTTTTGATCGGCTACGTTTTAGGATTTATCCAGTATTTTTTCTTCCGAAATGGCCTCATCTTGGGATTTTATGGGCTCTACACCTTTTTAATTTTTTTCCACGCAATGTATAAAACCAGGAATATCAGCATTGCTGCGATGGCCATTATGGCGACTTATATTCAAATGTTTTCTTACGGTTACGGATTTTTGAAATCATGGATTTTACTGAATGTTTTCCGTCAAAAACCCGAAGACGCATTTCCGTCGCATTTCCATAAACAGTAAAACGAAAATTTAAAATACGTCGAAAGTCTTTAATTACAAGTTTTTTTGGGCGCCTTTTCCGGCTTTCACTACTCGCTTTTTTTCGCTGCCGCATTTCCCCCGTCAGAAAAAAGAGCTCAAACATGCCGTTCAATCCGGGGCGCAATATCAGCGTAAAATCACTATTTTTGCAAAAAGATAAGCATGCAAAATTACCTGGAATTTAATTTTAAAATAAAACCCCTTCAGCCCTGGAACGAAATTCTAATGGCAGAACTCATCGAAATCGGTTTTGATAGTTTTACTGAAGAATACGACGGAATTTTAGGTTACATCCAAAAAGATTTATTTAAAGAAGAAGACCTGAAAGAAGTGCAACTGCTTCACAATCCTGAAATCAACATTTCGTATACTTTTCAAGAAATGCCCAATATCAACTGGAATGAAGAATGGGAAAAGAATTTTTCACCTATAAATATTGAAAAGCAGGTTTCGATCCGTGCAGAATTTCATCCGAATCAAAACTTGCCACACGAGATTATTATTCAACCTAAAATGTCTTTCGGAACGGGTCATCATGCTACAACGTATTTAATGATACAGCAAATGCTGGACATGAATTTCGAAAATAAAACAGTTTTGGATATGGGTTGCGGAACTTCTGTTTTAGCTATTTTCGCCAAACAGCAAGGTGCCGGCAGAACGGTTGCAATTGATATTGATGAATGGTCTGTTGAAAATTCAATTGAAAACGCAGCAAGAAATAACGTAAAACTTGAAATCTCGCAAGGAACTGCTGAGAATTTGGGCTCCGAAACTTTTGATATCATTTTAGCGAACATCAATAGAAACATTTTGATTTCCGATATTCCGAGTTACGTTTCAGTTTTAAATAGTGGTGGCCAACTCTTACTTTCAG
This genomic window contains:
- the dnaJ gene encoding molecular chaperone DnaJ, with protein sequence MSKRDYYEVLEISKSASAEEIKKAYRKMAIKFHPDKNPGDKTAEEKFKEAAEAYEVLSDGNKKARYDQYGHAGMNGNGGFGGGGFGGGGMNMDDIFSQFGDIFGGHFSGGGGQQRQQLRGSNLRVRIKLNLEEMVNGTQKTIKVKKMKLAPGATSKTCTTCNGSGVQVKVMNTMFGQMQTQAHCATCQGIGKVADKIPAGANSQGLIKEDEEVTINIPAGAREGIQLNVRGKGNDAPFGGTPGDLLVVVEEEIDSSIKREGDNLHQELYISFAEAALGTHKEIPTVGGKVKIKVDAGTQSGKILRLSKKGLPSIDSYGTGDMFVHINVWTPQNLSKEQKEFFEKQISNGDMLAEPSGKEKTFFEKVRDLFD
- a CDS encoding nucleotide exchange factor GrpE, which codes for MSDNKDIQDENLDFTDEQLDNNQTEMPENAETSVSNQDLLAEEKDRYIRLFAEFENYKKRTTKEKMEFFQYANQDMMISMLDVLDDFERALKEIQKNGNEEDLKGVELIYNKLKNKLSDKGLKPIEVQPGDSFNVDFHEAITQIPAPTEELKGKIVDVIETGYQLADRVIRFAKVVTGN
- a CDS encoding OmpA family protein, with product MALNIIDLIKGQLGPSLVSQASSQFGESESGISKAISGLLPAVVGGMANNAEKPGVLEAITGSSSSGLLGNLLGTSTGNSTITNVLTTIFGDKIGGIVNAISTYSGVSNSTSSSLLNMVTGAALGSIGKYASDNNLGASGITSLLHDQKGIVSSLLPAGLSLASLGIGDAYDTTGAEKVTTTTYDQPKVEVNRGGETHVTTDPTTPEDGGSIWKWLLPLLLLLLAGWFLWKQCNKPAEQTVATTDSTYVESDTATTMNDTAMVGTDRTMTDIDLNGTKLKGYENGLEASMIGFLKSDGYKNAADDAALKDNWYSFDNVNFKMGSSTELEPGSEGQIQNLSEILKAYPDAKIKIGGYTDKTGDATVNKALSQKRADFIKSELARMGVGAQVAGAEGYGSEFATVAADASDAERAVDRKMAVRFTK
- the proS gene encoding proline--tRNA ligase, producing the protein MAKLTSRAEDYSKWYNELVVKADLAENSGVRGCMVIKPYGYAIWEKMRDELDKKFKETGHQNAYFPLFIPKSYFEAEEQNAEGFAKECAVVTHYRLKTDPNNPKKLIVDPEAKLEEELIVRPTSEAIIWSTYKKWIQSYRDLPILINQWANVVRWEMRTRFFLRTAEFLWQEGHTAHATKNEAIVETEKMLEVYAEFVEEFMCIPVIKGIKTASERFAGADETYCIEALMQDGKALQAGTSHFLGQNFGKAFDVKFTTKEGKIEHAWGTSWGTSTRLMGALIMTHSDDLGLVLPPSLAPIQVVIVPIFKGEDQLNQINEVAFEIQDKLKAKGISVKYDNRTDNKPGWKFAEYELKGVPIRIAMGARDLENKTVEIARRDNLTKEVQPIENIENHIEELLKIIQAEIYKKAFDFREAHITEVNSYDEFKKVLEDKGGFITAHWDGTAEEEEQIKNETKATIRCIPLDNVLEKGISMISGKTSKQRVIFAKAY
- a CDS encoding OmpP1/FadL family transporter, which translates into the protein MIKKSLIVFGISAAYFVNAQDISTLRNTVDVYSNSALNGSAKYNSMAGSMGALGGDVSVLNSNPAGIGVSIASEFSGTLAIESNKNNTALAGKSIDYKMNNTDLGNVGGIASFRIESASPWKFVNVGVNYSNQSLEDYSETPGGNNVNFDIYDGDDQFIDNVKYGGHAYNRYGNLSKMSIAVGGNYDNRIYVGAGLNFHSAALDQYDSAAFTSNQNTSAEVYNKQYTPFSETSSGFSASVGVIGKINPQFRLGAALESPTWWNIARVYNEYENPTDGTYTEDRNLSTPFKATLSAAFVPSKNLALNVDYSLGLTKAKYKVYGDAETELNNFFNDNAKNLSEIKAGAEYRYAGLRVRAGYGFASSPFESMSFSAFNDNGAASNSSFDNLVVGKRTTIGAGLGYDFKSFYIDAAYQNVNSDYKSPFLAGSSAANTGYFSNNYIIESDAAIVSNVKNTRDNFFITLGWKF
- a CDS encoding ZIP family metal transporter, whose amino-acid sequence is MIIVLLILSVLIGVFLGKIFGDQEKFAKNLLIVSAGFLITICLNEVFPQVYADEHSNIGLWVIAGVLLQMLLENLTKGFEHGHFHHHSEGKNILPLALMIGMFIHAFLEGIPLANEKVILSPYLTGILVHNIPISFILGAFLVKNKKFSASAFLIISIFALASPLGLLLGRYFNPKFEVYFLALVGGIFLHISSVIIFESSKNHNVDWRKIGLVTLGVLLAMTGHLFHNH
- a CDS encoding class I SAM-dependent methyltransferase, whose translation is MAWFETWFDTPYYHILYNDRDFTEAENFITLLVNYLKINPPSKIIDLACGKGRHSVLLNKMGFQVLGLDLSKKSIEHNQEFENLTLKFNVHDMRNEIIPQISAVKADAVFNLFTSFGYFEDPLDDQKVFKSISNVLIEEGYFVLDFLNSKWVENTLVPEERICKGGIYFHVKKKIEDQHVIKDITFTHEGKEFHFFEKVKLHTLEEINNYANQFGFERTEIFGDYKLNNFEVELSPRCINVFQKKKSI
- a CDS encoding THUMP domain-containing class I SAM-dependent RNA methyltransferase, producing MDTENLKIQIKTFFGLEEILAEEIKKLGGTNVEVKNRAVNCEGDLGFLYKVNYSARTALKVLVPVLTFKAWDENRFYDKLFDFPWEEYMTVDQTFAIDTTIYSERFSHSQFMAQKMKDAIVDYFKFKYNKRPSVDTQDPNIKIHLHIDRELVTVSLDSSGDALFKRGYRKEQGEAPLNEVLASGMLQLAGWDGKGNFLDPMCGSGTLLIEAAMIAMDLPAQTFRRRFGFQNWLNYDAELFTTIKEVRLNRVREFTGKIVGYDIDSDMLHAARVNIESAEMDDVIEVKHQDFFESKKDLFPLMMVFNPPYDERIVINDDEFYSKIGDTFKKNYPNTLAWLISSDLDSLKRVGLRPSRKIKLYNGKLECRFMQYEMYEGTKKIHKLEGREGDSEPDQTPQN